The following are encoded together in the candidate division KSB1 bacterium genome:
- a CDS encoding dicarboxylate/amino acid:cation symporter produces MARHTKIFLGLVTGAVAGVFCNKFLHDAAAVAWMQKYLSDPLGRIFLNLLIMVVIPLVFASLALGVAQIGDLKQLGRIGLRTIGYFLLVTAIAVTIGLVLVNTIRPGDYLPAATKEKLMAQYSREATEKMGAAEQASTEFGIQTLVNIVPRNPIAAVARPNPDMLALIFVALMAGVGLTLIAQDKAQPVVRLLEGVYEISVKIINLAMKLAPYGVAALIFSVTSRFGFDLIVALGMYVLTVILGLALHLFGALALLVRLFAHYSPLKFFRKVETVMLTAFSTSSSNATLPTTLTVAQENLGIPPKICGFVIPLGATMNMNGTALFEGVTVLFLAQVFGVPLDLSMQLIVVIMSVLTAVGAAGVPSGSIPLLILVLQMVHVPPEGIAIILGVDRILDMCRTVLNVTGDITCAAYVARSEGVVLKE; encoded by the coding sequence ATGGCGCGGCACACCAAAATCTTCCTCGGGCTGGTCACTGGTGCAGTCGCCGGCGTGTTCTGTAACAAGTTTCTGCACGACGCGGCAGCCGTGGCGTGGATGCAGAAATACCTGAGCGATCCACTCGGCCGGATTTTTCTCAACCTGCTGATCATGGTGGTCATTCCGCTGGTGTTTGCCAGTCTGGCGCTGGGCGTGGCGCAAATCGGCGACCTCAAACAGCTCGGCCGTATCGGCCTGCGCACGATTGGCTATTTTCTGCTGGTGACCGCCATCGCCGTGACCATCGGCCTGGTGCTGGTCAACACCATTCGCCCCGGTGACTATCTGCCCGCCGCGACCAAAGAGAAGCTGATGGCGCAGTACAGCAGGGAAGCCACCGAGAAGATGGGAGCCGCCGAGCAGGCAAGCACCGAGTTCGGCATTCAAACCCTGGTCAACATTGTGCCGCGCAATCCCATTGCCGCGGTGGCACGGCCCAATCCCGACATGCTGGCGTTGATCTTCGTGGCCTTGATGGCGGGCGTGGGCCTCACCCTGATTGCCCAGGACAAGGCGCAGCCCGTCGTCCGTTTGCTGGAGGGCGTGTACGAAATTTCCGTCAAGATCATCAACCTCGCGATGAAGCTGGCACCCTATGGCGTGGCGGCGCTGATCTTCAGCGTCACCTCGCGCTTTGGCTTCGATCTCATCGTCGCGCTCGGCATGTACGTGCTCACCGTCATCCTCGGCCTGGCCCTGCATCTCTTCGGGGCGCTCGCGCTGCTGGTGCGGTTGTTCGCACACTACTCGCCGCTCAAGTTCTTCCGCAAAGTGGAAACGGTGATGCTCACCGCCTTTTCCACCAGCTCGAGCAACGCCACCCTGCCCACCACGCTGACGGTCGCGCAGGAGAATCTCGGCATTCCGCCCAAAATCTGCGGCTTCGTCATTCCGCTGGGCGCGACCATGAACATGAACGGCACAGCGCTGTTTGAAGGCGTGACCGTGCTGTTTCTCGCGCAGGTCTTCGGCGTGCCTCTCGATCTCTCCATGCAGTTGATCGTGGTGATCATGAGCGTGTTGACGGCGGTGGGCGCGGCGGGCGTGCCCTCCGGCTCAATTCCGTTGCTCATTCTGGTGTTGCAGATGGTGCACGTGCCGCCGGAGGGCATCGCCATCATTCTCGGCGTCGACCGGATTCTCGACATGTGCCGCACAGTGCTGAATGTCACCGGCGACATCACCTGCGCCGCCTACGTGGCGCGCAGCGAAGGCGTGGTACTGAAGGAGTAG
- a CDS encoding sodium/proton-translocating pyrophosphatase, whose amino-acid sequence MLLTVPVAAVLYAFMRPGTEHDLVPEALRAAYVAGSFVLGAICSGIAGYMGMYVSIRANIRTAAAARTSLNRGLRIALRGGAFSGLFVVAMSLLGVGGLFAALAALGTPPEHIPFLIAGYGFGASFVALFAQFGGGIYTKAAVVGDTVGDPCKDTAGPCLHVVFKLLSTITLVLAPLFISLAMQRRRGWKEESVCSACLR is encoded by the coding sequence GTGCTGCTCACGGTGCCGGTGGCGGCGGTGCTTTACGCTTTCATGCGGCCCGGCACGGAGCATGACCTGGTGCCGGAAGCCTTGCGGGCAGCATATGTTGCCGGCTCGTTTGTTTTGGGCGCCATCTGCTCAGGCATTGCCGGCTACATGGGCATGTACGTCTCGATTCGCGCCAACATTCGCACGGCCGCGGCCGCGCGCACGAGCTTGAATCGCGGCCTGCGCATTGCATTGCGCGGCGGCGCGTTTTCCGGCCTGTTCGTGGTGGCGATGAGCCTGCTGGGTGTGGGCGGTTTGTTCGCCGCGCTCGCGGCCTTGGGCACGCCGCCGGAACACATTCCCTTCTTGATTGCCGGCTATGGCTTCGGGGCGAGTTTCGTGGCGCTGTTCGCGCAGTTCGGCGGCGGCATCTACACCAAAGCCGCGGTGGTCGGCGATACAGTGGGCGATCCCTGCAAAGACACCGCCGGGCCGTGCTTGCACGTCGTCTTCAAACTGCTCAGCACGATCACGCTGGTGCTGGCGCCCCTGTTCATTTCACTCGCAATGCAAAGGAGGAGAGGATGGAAAGAGGAATCAGTGTGCTCGGCATGTTTGCGATGA
- a CDS encoding amino acid permease, protein MPSAILIVLGLIIGSGIFLTPQNIAAAVQVPGLLILVWVVSGLLTLAGTLSNAEIAAAITDSGGQYVYFRVLYRDWVAFLYGWTAFIVYQTASLAAIAVAFARYLEYFLPLPHLPPELEAWRLPLFRNITPFADFGVKAVAILSILVLTGVNYRGVQFGAAVQNVFTALKVLAIGGIIVIAFSSPQGSFANFLPLWGTPASGNVLAAVGVAMIAALWCYDGWNNLTYIAGEVKEPQKNIPRALVLGTLATIVIYLLINLAFLYVMPIHEIAASRLVAADAMEKVLGRWGGGFIALTVMISTFGIVNTTCLTAARLYQAMAQDRLFFPAYAKIHPDYRTPGRALLAQGVWSALLTFSGTYDQLFLYAIFAAWLFYALGAAGVFMLRRKFPHTPRAYATPAYPLVPLLFVLVATWFVINTLLEQTADALVGLFFVLAGLPFYLYWKKQLQSSSQNGKES, encoded by the coding sequence TTGCCCTCCGCAATTCTGATCGTGCTGGGCTTGATCATCGGCTCGGGCATCTTCCTCACACCGCAAAACATCGCGGCGGCGGTGCAAGTGCCGGGCTTGCTGATTTTGGTCTGGGTGGTGAGCGGGCTGCTCACCCTGGCCGGCACGCTCAGCAACGCTGAAATCGCCGCCGCGATCACCGACTCCGGCGGGCAATATGTTTACTTTCGCGTGTTGTACCGCGATTGGGTGGCCTTCCTCTACGGCTGGACCGCCTTCATCGTCTATCAAACCGCTTCGCTGGCCGCGATCGCGGTGGCGTTTGCACGTTATCTCGAGTACTTCCTGCCGCTGCCCCATCTCCCGCCGGAGCTGGAGGCCTGGCGGCTGCCACTGTTCCGCAACATCACTCCCTTTGCTGATTTCGGCGTCAAAGCAGTCGCCATCCTGAGCATTTTGGTGCTGACCGGGGTGAATTATCGCGGCGTGCAATTCGGGGCGGCGGTGCAAAATGTCTTCACGGCACTGAAAGTGTTGGCAATCGGCGGCATCATTGTCATCGCCTTCTCTTCGCCGCAGGGCAGCTTCGCAAACTTCCTGCCGCTCTGGGGCACGCCCGCTTCCGGCAATGTGCTCGCGGCCGTGGGGGTGGCGATGATCGCGGCCCTGTGGTGTTATGATGGCTGGAACAACCTCACCTACATTGCCGGCGAGGTGAAGGAGCCGCAGAAAAACATTCCGCGGGCGCTGGTGCTGGGCACGCTCGCCACCATCGTCATCTACCTGCTCATCAATCTGGCTTTTCTTTACGTCATGCCGATCCACGAGATCGCCGCCTCCCGGCTGGTGGCGGCGGACGCCATGGAAAAAGTCCTGGGGCGGTGGGGTGGCGGTTTCATTGCGCTCACCGTGATGATTTCCACCTTTGGCATCGTGAACACCACCTGCCTGACGGCGGCGCGACTTTATCAGGCGATGGCGCAGGACCGGCTGTTCTTCCCCGCCTATGCCAAAATTCATCCCGACTATCGCACGCCCGGCAGAGCCCTGCTGGCGCAGGGCGTATGGTCCGCGCTGCTGACTTTCTCCGGCACCTATGACCAGCTTTTTCTCTACGCCATTTTTGCCGCGTGGCTTTTCTATGCGCTGGGCGCGGCCGGCGTTTTCATGCTGCGACGAAAATTTCCCCATACGCCGCGCGCCTATGCCACGCCCGCCTATCCGCTCGTGCCCTTGCTTTTCGTGCTGGTGGCGACCTGGTTCGTGATCAATACCCTGCTCGAACAAACCGCCGACGCGCTGGTCGGTCTGTTTTTCGTGCTTGCGGGTTTGCCGTTTTATTTGTATTGGAAAAAGCAGTTGCAATCATCCTCACAAAACGGGAAAGAATCATGA